A single window of Bombyx mori chromosome 17, ASM3026992v2 DNA harbors:
- the LOC100101159 gene encoding Prpk-binding protein (The RefSeq protein has 1 substitution compared to this genomic sequence) — MKLEHFTCVLDPETKTTLKIYLYKNVQNIEEIRNHITNGEWNCAIIKPSLILDPFQVAVAANRAVVAAKFSTMVTRTVFGEILYNLSLTKNITQSLSKFGIEKSHDLLVCFLVTNEIDCRPEILPEIKGEQCSITELCNFTNLKDVKSVYKLNNLKSDEGLLDIIVSRMTTKNLVSY; from the coding sequence atgaaacttGAACATTTCACTTGCGTTTTAGATCctgaaacaaaaacaacattaaaaatatacctttACAAAAATGTGCAAAACATCGAGGAAATTAGGAATCACATTACAAACGGCGAGTGGAACTGTGCAATTATTAAGCCTAGCTTGATCTTAGATCCATTTCAAGTGGCTGTGGCGGCGAACAGAGCAGTTGTCGCAGCGAAATTTAGTACAATGGTTACGCGAACTGTGTTCGGAGAAATTTTGTACAATTTATCGCTTACCAAAAATATAACACAAAGTTTAAGCAAGTTTGGAATAGAAAAAAGCCATGATTTACTCGTATGCTTCTTAGTTACAAATGAAATAGATTGCAGACCTGAAATACTTCCCGAAATAAAAGGTGAACAGTGTTCTATTACAGAACTATGCAATTTTACAAATCTGAAAGATGTAAAATCTGTCTACAAACTAAATAACCTCAAAAGTGACGAAGGATTATTAGATATAATTGTAAGCAGAATGACAACAAAAAATTTTGtttcttattaa
- the LOC101737137 gene encoding enoyl-CoA hydratase domain-containing protein 2, mitochondrial: protein MLLSKLKLRSFIVRVVNTRNLATKIQQLNENVNPVVFEKLTGVDKGIALCGLNSPKDRNALGFTLIDAMREVNQIIREDTKLSVVIFHSMVPGIFCAGANLKERLKMSDEEVAKFVRGLRETFIEIEDLPMPTIAAVEGVAVGGGLELALACDIRIAADTAKLGLVETGRGLIPGAGGTQRLPRTIQLPIAKELIFTSRIVSGKEAKALGIVNHVVAQDTANKAAFEKALSIAREIIPNAPIALRCAKQAISEGIQLSIKDGYEIEQKCYEINIPTKDRQEGMISFMEKRKPVYEGH, encoded by the exons ATgttattaagtaaattaaaattgagATCCTTCATTGTTAGAGTTGTAAATACCCGAAATCTAGCCACAAAGATACAACAACTGAACGAAAATGTGAATCCTGTTGTATTTGAGAAACTTACTGGGGTAGATAAGGGTATCGCATTATGCGGTCTCAACAGCCCTAAAGACAGGAACGCACTCGGATTTACCCTCATAGATGCGATGCGCGAGGTCAACCAGATCATTCGAGAAGATACCAAACTGTCTGTTGTTATCTTTCATAGTATGGTTCCGGGAATTTTCTGCGCTG GAGCTAACCTAAAAGAACGCTTAAAAATGTCCGATGAAGAGGTAGCCAAATTCGTTCGAGGGCTTAGAGAAACTTTTATTGAAATCGAAGACTTGCCCATGCCAACCATAGCTGCTGTGGAAGGAGTGGCTGTTGGTGGAGGGTTGGAATTAGCCTTGGCATGTGACATCAGGATAGCAGCAGATACTGCTAAACTAGGTCTTGTCGAGACTGGTAGAGGTCTTATTCCCGGTGCTGGAGGTACCCAGAGACTACCAAGAACTATTCAGCTACCAATTGCTAAAGAGTTGATATTTACATCAAGAATTGTTAGTGGAAAGGAAGCTAAAGCATTAG GCATAGTGAATCATGTGGTCGCACAAGACACTGCAAACAAAGCAGCCTTTGAGAAGGCCTTGAGCATTGCACGAGAAATCATCCCGAATGCCCCCATAGCCCTCCGTTGTGCAAAACAAGCTATCAGTGAAGGCATACAGCTGAGTATCAAGGATGGTTATGAGATAGAACAGAAATGCTACGAAATAAATATTCCAACTAAAGACAGACAGGAAGGCATGATTTCATTTATGGAAAAAAGAAAACCTGTTTATGAGGGACATtag